The nucleotide sequence GTCGTCGGCGCGGCGATCGGCATCGGGTACGCGGCCGTGGGCGATCTCCTCCCCGCCGTGTTCGACCTGCCCGCGGGGCAGGAACCGCGGTGGGACGACGTCCGGCCGCTGATCGTCGCGTTCGTCTGCGTCTGGCTCGTCGGCATGATCGCGATGGTCTGCGCCAATGCCGTGGTGGCGGCGGCCTGTCCGGCCGTGATCCAGGAGGCGGTCCTCGGCCGGCCCACGACCTTCGGCGTGATCTGGCGCCGGTCCTGGTCCCGGATGCCGGCCGTGCTCGGCACCGTCTTCCTGACGAGCGCGGCGCTGCTGATCCCGATGTTCCTCTTCCTCGGCGCCTTCACCGCGATGGTGATCGCGTTCGTCGCCGACTACGCCGACGGGGCCGACGGTGCGGGCTCCGGGGTCTCGTTCGCCCTGCCCGTCGTCCTGTTCCTGGTCGCCCTCGTGGCCCTGCCGTTCGGCGTCTGGATCTGGGTGAAGTTCAGCCTGGCCCCGGCGGCGGCCGTGATGGAGGGCCAGGGCCCGGTCGCCTCGATGCGCCGCTCCTCGCACCTGGTCCACGGCTACTGGTGGCGCCTGTTCGGCTGCCTGCTCGCCGCCTCGGTCATGGCCTCGGTCGTCGGCATGCTGATCCAGCAGGTCCTCTCCGCGCTGGCGTCGACCCCGCTGGCGGCCGCCGACTTCTCCGGCGAGGACTCGGCCGCGGTGGTGGCGTCCCTGATCGCGGTCCTCGCGTTCCTCACCCTCGGCCAGCTGATCAGCCAGGCGGTCGTCTCCGTCTTCCCGCCCCTGGTCACCGCGCTCCTCTACGTGGACCAGCGCATCCGCCGCGAAAACCTGGCCCCCGACCTGGCCCGCGCGGCGGGCCTGGGCTAGCGGCCGACTGTCCGGGCCCGATCCGAGAGGCAGGCCCCGGCCGCCGACGACGCGAAACGGCCGTGCCCGGAAGGGCACGGCCGTTCACACGAGACGCGTGGGTCGATCAGACGTTGAAGCCGAGCGCGCGGAGCTGCTCGCGGCCGTCGTCGGTGATCTTGTCGGGGCCCCACGGGGGCATCCAGACCCAGTTGATCTTCAGGTCGTTGACGATGCCGTCCGTCGCGGACCTCGCCTGGTCCTCGATCACATCGGTCAGCGGGCAGGCCGCCGACGTCAGGGTCATGTCCAGCGTCGCGACGTTCGAGTCGTCGATGTGGATGCCGTAGATCAGGCCCAGGTTGACGACGTCGATGCCCAGCTCGGGGTCGACGACGTCGTACAGCGCCTCGCGGACTTCTTCCTCGGAGGCCGGCTTCATCGTGGCCTCGGCGTTCTCGGTCATGCCGACTTCCTCACAGACTTTTCTGAGTCCCCCAGCGCCTGGGCGGTCGCGTCCTTCCACGCCATCCAGCTGAGCAGCGCGCACTTCACACGGGCCGGGTACTTGGAGACTCCGGCGAACGCGACCGCGTCCTCCAGGACCTCCTCCATCGCCTCGTCCGGCTCGATCTGGCCCTTGGACTGCATCAGCTCCAGGAAGGTGCCCTGGATCTTCTGCGCCTCGGCCAGCTCCTTGCCGACGAGCAGCTCGTTGAGGACGGACGCCGAGGCCTGGCTGATGGAACAGCCCTGGCCCTCGTACGACACGTCCGCGATCCGCGAGCCGTCGTACTTCACGCGGAGCGTGATCTCGTCGCCGCACGTCGGGTTGACGTGGTGCACCTCGGCGTCGCCGTCCCGGAGACCGCGCCCGTGCGGGTGCTTGTAGTGGTCCAGGATGACGTCCTGGTACATCGAATCCAGCTTCACGACCAACCCCTACCCGAAGAAGTTCCGTACGTGCTCGAGACCCGCGACCAGGGCGTCGACCTCGGCCGGGGTGGAGTACAGATAGAACGACGCCCGCGTGGTCGCAGGAATTCCGTACCGCAGGCAGACCGGTCGCGCGCAGTGGTGCCCGACCCGGACCGCGATGCCCTCCTCGTCGAGCACCTGGCCCACGTCGTGCGGGTGGATGTCGCCGAGCGTGAAGGAGATCGCCGCGCCGCGGTCCTCGGCCGTGGTGGGGCCGATGATCCGCAGGTCCGGGACCTCCTGGAGGCGCCGGACGGCGTACTCGGTGATCGCGTGCTCGTGGCGCGCGATGTTCTCCATGCCGATCGCCGAGAGGTAGTCCACGGCCGCGCCGAGGCCGACGGCCTGCGCGATCGGGGGCGTACCCGCCTCGAACTTGTGCGGGGCCGGCGCGTACGTCGAGGAGTGCATCGAGACGGTCTCGATCATCTCGCCGCCGCCGAGGAACGGCGGCAGGTCCTCCAGGAGCTCCTGCCGTCCCCACAGCACGCCGATGCCCGTCGGGCCGCACATCTTGTGGCCGGTGAAGGCCACGAAGTCGGCCTGGAGCGCCTGCACGTCCAGGACCATGTGCGGGGCCGCCTGGGAGGCGTCGATGCAGACGAGCGCACCGACCTCCTGGGCGCGGCGGATGATCGTCTCGACCGGGTTGACCGTGCCCAGCAGGTTCGAGACCAGCGTGAACGAGACGATCTTGGTCTTCTCGGTGATGACCTCTTCGATGTTCGAGAGGTCGAGACGGCCGTCGTCGGTGAGGCCGAACCACTTCAGCTTCGCGCCCGTGCGCTGCGAGAGCAGCTGCCACGGCACGATGTTGGAGTGGTGCTCCATCTCCGTGATGGCGATCTCGGTCTCGTGGTCCACGCGGTAGGGCTCTTCGGCCCAGCCCAGCATGTTGGCCACCAGGTTGAGCGACTCCGAGGCGTTCTTGGTGAAGATCACCTCGTCGCGGCTCGGGGCGTTGATGAAGGCCGCGACCTTGTCACGGGCGCCTTCGTACAGCGCCGTCGCCTCCTCGGCGACCGTGTAGACGCCGCGGTGGACGTTGGCGTTGTGGCGCTCGTAGTACGTGTTGAGCGCGTCGAGGACCTGCCGCGGCTTCTGCGAGGTCGCCGCGGAGTCGAGGTACACGATCTTCTTGCCGTCGTGGACCACGCGATCCAGGAGCGGGAAGTCCTTGCGGATCGCCTCGGTGTCGAGGAGGCCGGAGAGCCCCTGATGGGCAGAAGTCACGCGGACGCGCCACCCTTCACGTACTTGTCGTAGCCCTCGTTCTCCAGGACGTCGGCGAGCTCGGCGCCACCGGACTCGGCGATGCGGCCGTTCGCGAAGACGTGCACGAAGTCGGGCTTGATGTAGCGGAGGATCCGCGTGTAGTGCGTGATCAGCAGGGTGCCGACCTCGCCGGTCTCGCGGACGCGGTTGACGCCCTCGGAGACGACGCGCAGGGCGTCGACGTCGAGGCCGGAGTCGGTCTCGTCGAGGATCGCGATCTTCGGCTTGAGGAGCTCCAGCTGG is from Streptomyces venezuelae ATCC 10712 and encodes:
- a CDS encoding metal-sulfur cluster assembly factor; its protein translation is MTENAEATMKPASEEEVREALYDVVDPELGIDVVNLGLIYGIHIDDSNVATLDMTLTSAACPLTDVIEDQARSATDGIVNDLKINWVWMPPWGPDKITDDGREQLRALGFNV
- the sufU gene encoding Fe-S cluster assembly sulfur transfer protein SufU; amino-acid sequence: MKLDSMYQDVILDHYKHPHGRGLRDGDAEVHHVNPTCGDEITLRVKYDGSRIADVSYEGQGCSISQASASVLNELLVGKELAEAQKIQGTFLELMQSKGQIEPDEAMEEVLEDAVAFAGVSKYPARVKCALLSWMAWKDATAQALGDSEKSVRKSA
- a CDS encoding cysteine desulfurase; this translates as MTSAHQGLSGLLDTEAIRKDFPLLDRVVHDGKKIVYLDSAATSQKPRQVLDALNTYYERHNANVHRGVYTVAEEATALYEGARDKVAAFINAPSRDEVIFTKNASESLNLVANMLGWAEEPYRVDHETEIAITEMEHHSNIVPWQLLSQRTGAKLKWFGLTDDGRLDLSNIEEVITEKTKIVSFTLVSNLLGTVNPVETIIRRAQEVGALVCIDASQAAPHMVLDVQALQADFVAFTGHKMCGPTGIGVLWGRQELLEDLPPFLGGGEMIETVSMHSSTYAPAPHKFEAGTPPIAQAVGLGAAVDYLSAIGMENIARHEHAITEYAVRRLQEVPDLRIIGPTTAEDRGAAISFTLGDIHPHDVGQVLDEEGIAVRVGHHCARPVCLRYGIPATTRASFYLYSTPAEVDALVAGLEHVRNFFG